The stretch of DNA TATGTGATATTGCCACATGTGTGGCACGATGGTGAAGCGCGGATACCATATGGACTTGCGCATCGGTATATCACAGCCATACTCGAAGCCATCCTCCATGTAACGCCTCCAACTAACCATATTTTCCTCATCCGGAACATAGTTATAAATGGGCGGTGTCTCGTATCTGTAAAGGGAGAGCATTATAGATGTTTGTTTGGCAACCAAGTTGGAGCTTTCACTCACTTGTTCCTGGCTATATCCCAGGCACTGGCCAACAGCGCATTCACACACATGTCCACCGGCACAATGTGCGCCTTGTTGTCCATATCACCAGTGAAAACGCGCAGCACGCCGGAACCAATGCCCACAATGACGCCACAGGGTCCGTACATGTTGTCGATCCAACCAGTAACTGGTTCACGGTATGTGGTGATCACTGTGGAAGAACGTGGATAAGTATTGGAAAAGATCATGAAGAATGAGGACTACCAACCTATGCCAGGTCTAAAGATCGTTACTGGCAGATTTTGTGCCGTTTGCTGCACCACATTCTCGGCCAGAACTTTGGTGAAGGTATACGTGTTCGGGTAGCCCTTGATGATGGTCGGCGTGAGGGTATTCAAGGTGTGTTCGTCCAGACATTCGCTCAGCTTGAAGGCATTCTCGCCGGTCATGGTGCCGCTGTAGAACTTCTCCTGGATATGGCGCATGTTGCAGTGAGCAAATGCAGTGGAGACATGGACAAAGGCCTGAAACAGTACACAAAGTAAGGATAAAGAATCAAAGGAAAGGATAGAGCAGAGGGAGACCAACCCACCTTCAGATTGACAATCTCTTTGGCCAGCTTAATGATCTCCTTGGTGCCATGCACATTGATGGCAATGGCCATTTTCAGCTTCTCATCGAACCGCACAGTGGCCGCGCTGTGGAGCACAATATTCACATTCTCCATAATGGTTTCACGCTCATCCGGCGAGATGCCCATTCCCGGCAGAGAGCAATCCCCACTGATGATTGTGATCTGGCAGCGATACTTGGGATTCAGCTGCTTCATCTTGTCAAAGACCTAAAGGCGAATCAATGCAACGAATGAGACAGGTAAAACATGTAAAAGAATTTACCAATCAAACACTTACCGGATCATTAAACAGATCTTCGATTCGTGCGAATGCATCCTTGCCCTTTTTGGTGCGTATCAGCAAATATATTTGTCCCACCTCCGTGACGCGCAACAATTTCTCGATGATAACTGAGGGGTggacagagaggaagaggaaagCACTGGGCGATAAGTATATGAAATTCCAGTCACGTACgcgggagtggagtggaactTACTTTTGCCAAAGAATCCTGTGCCGCCAGTGAGGAATACGCCCTTGTCCTTGTAGAACATTTGCATGGGAGACTCATCTGTGCCACACAAGTGGGGTTTTGCGTTGTGGGGGGGAGGGAAGAGATCAATGCAAACAGTCATTAAACAATTAGCCAATTTGATGCGCATCATTGATGGCCCTCCCACTCAGGAAacgcctgcccctgccccccaTTCTGAGGGCTGGCTGAGGGCTGTGGGCTGAGAGCTGAAGGCTGTTTGCTGTGGGTTCGATTTGGTTCAGTTTCCGTTCGGTTTGTTTGCCACCAACTTGAAGCGCCGTCACGAATTTAAATGCGCATCAAATGCCACTTCAATTGCGCATAATtcacgccacacacacacacagaaatacggctacacacacacacacagatagagacTGCCACTCGGAATAGTTGAGGGAGAGGCTGGAGGCTGGTGGCTGCATGGGGCCGGAGGTTAGCTTCTAGCCTGCATTTTTGTCCAAAGtgccaaaatggcaacaacactTGACGTTTCAACGTTTGCCTGCCGATGGGTGCACACGCATCCCCCGGATCCCcattccacatgccacacatacatatatcaccCATCCATCTTGCCTAACCCCTACCCCTGCCCACATTGTTGTTTGCGGCGTTGGCATCGGTTGCCGCCGGTGCTGgtgtgccgctgcctgccacttgctgggccactcataaatatttgcaagttAGCAGCTCGTCGAGCCATTCATCTATTGTCTAAAACGCACACAAccgcacacagaaacacacacacacatacgctcATACATATGCTGCTACACGTGTATTAATATGCACACTGGGCGAAAAGCAATCATGGCAGAaagagtaaatattttcagtCCGAGATGAAGTTTCAAATTGGGGAATAATTAATGGGGAACAGTAACGAGTTGTGGATCAGCGGGGAGGTGTGAGTGATGAATGTTTCTCTTGATTGGAATGTTGGTAAATATTAAGAGAATATTCCACAAAAATCGGTTTATGGAATGATAatctttaaaatatataaatacaaattaaagcCTATCCTTTCAGAGGGTTTTAATTatcattttctttgtgtgtttttataaataaattcctgCTCTCTTTGTCAGTTTCTATGTAACCTCAAACAAACTAGTCGCAAAAATGAATCTTTAATGTTCCCCTAAATTATTCTCCTTTTGCTTTCTTCCAGTGTACGATGGCACCGTGCAGCACATTCCTCAATTGAATGGCATCTCATCTTGAAGATGGCCTGCTTAGGCGCTGCCTTTGCCCGTGTCTCGAGATGCCTAATTGCCAATCGTCGGCGTAAATCACTGTCAGACAGTGCACAGGGACACACTGggacatgcacacacagtCAGACACACAATTGCCACTTGATAAttgcataataaatgcaaCATTGTTGAGGAGATGCCGGCAGCCCTTCAACGCTGCACCCTGCCCCctagcagcaggcaggcaggcaggcaggcaggcaggcaggcaggctggctggctggctggcaggcagctgccTGCAGCTTCCATCTCCAGCGTCAAGCATAACAAACACATTCACACAAATACAACTTGACACCTAGAGCTGACACCAGCATTGGTGGCCTGCCACCGCCATCCCCTGGAAGCCAACGACGCTGACgccgacgatgacgatgccgAAGCCTCAGCCGAAGCCCTGGCCTGAGGCCGCACTCAACCACAAGCACTTGGCCCGCTCActcaaatgttttgtttgcctatGCTAATTGGCTTAAATGCAACTCAAGCGCACTTCGCCTGCGCCTCGCCTCGCATCGCCTCGCATCGCGTCGAgccaaaactgaaactgaaactgaaaatgtgCCACCAACAGTGGGCCCTACCCCAAcacaacccaacccaacccagcccATCACAGGCCCCCAAAGACAGCACTTCATGCCACACCATGCCCCACCATCCATCATTGTTTATGGACGCTGCGAAATTGAGCCTGGCCCCACTCGGAGTCGGGAGCCTGGAGTGTGGCATGGAGTGGAGTCGAGTGCGGCGTTTAAAGCTTTTTGAGCGCTTTGGGGCATTTGTTCAACGCTAACTCCAACAccaacagtaacagcaacagcagcaagagcggCGGCACCagccagaaaagaaaagtctGCCACTTGTGGGGTCGCCACTCTGGATACCCTTGAAAAAATGCGCAATGCGCTGATGGGCATAGAAAATCAACCAAAGAAGTAATAGTAGATTGAGTTTCAATCGATACAATTGCTGATAGTATTCTCTCTGAAGTTTCAGTGCCAACCAACTCCTCCAAGCCATGGCACCCTCTCTTTAAGGGTACAGCCGGAGCGCATCCTTGCTTTGAGTGAATTGTCaacaattgttgttggctctttggaTTTTGTGGGTTGCCGCGCTCAGACAAAAGTCTGTCACATAATTTGTCAATTTCAAccaacaaaattttgtttttagccgCCACTTCCCCTGCCATAAGCCACCCACCCCTCTACCCCCTGCTGTAATGTAATGTTACAAAAAACACCTTTTTTGCGGTTggggatttgtgtgtgtgtgtgcgcttcgGTGGGGGGCATTACTCTTGTCCAATGATCTGGGGTATAACTCTGCTCGTGCCTGGTGTTGTTGGGAGGTCTGGCTTGTGTCTGGTCACTCACCCTTTACGTCATTTATGAGCTGACAATGATCTTCCAGTGTTTTCATGCCATTCATAATGTTCATTATTTTGGGATCATCCATCTTAAACGGGAAATAATTTCAGGTTGATCTGTAAGGAAGAAAAACGATAATGTACTGAGTTTAAAGGTATacaaattgaacaattaactggaaacaaaagagaattgaaagctgattgattgatattCTTTTAAAGAACATTACAAATACAATAGAATATTCCCCTTTTCAGAGACAAAACTTTAAACCCAATTCTAATAGTTATCAGCCATGACAAACCCCTTCGCTTGCCACAGATAATCTCCTAATTGAATACCCGCACACCCTTTTCCCTTTGACAGAAGTTTTTGgagggaaaatgtttttctaaTTCGGAATAGTTGAATGGGAAATGCGAAAACCATAAAGCCAATTATGAGGCACCCAAAACGGTCTCCATGCGACTGTTTCTTGGCgaccaaaaatcaaatatatataaatgtataagtAAATTTCGCTACGGTAAAGctcgaaatttaattaaaagttttctcaGAGCTGGGAAAGCCAGGGGTAATGCTGGGAAAAGCAGCACGGAGCGCCACTGAAATTTCTAATGAAGTGCCAGACGCACCTGTTGACACAGCCCCCCGAAatgcgaaagcaaaagcaaaaaacgactacgacaacgacaacgaaaacgaaaacgagaaaatatgaaaccgaaaccgaaatgaGACTCgaaactcaaataaaatttaataataaaattcaacatttttgagGCCGAATGCAGGGCGGCGTGATGCGCAATGGGAGAGGTGAATGAAACTATGCAAAAGTTGGGAgataattataaatgaattaaaGAATCTTTGAACCCGTAACTTGGACATAAATTAACAGcgagccaacaaaaataattgctcATTTGCATCGAAAGTAATTTACAGAGCCACGAAATTAACTCGTTTTTCAGTTCGAGCATCCACTTTTGAGTACAATACTGAAGCACGCGTGAAACctgttacacacacacaaattccgattcaattcaattgcatttggaATCGATTCGTTGCCACTTCGATGACGCAGTGCTACGTTGCTGCCTCTGATGTACAGTGTACAAAGACAGGCGTGCACAAGCTACCGCCGAATGTGCAAAGTACTCGAACACACTAATAGTGATAATTACAGAAAATtcgaaaacaacaaagacTGCAGCTAAATGAATTAAGTTCTCGATTATCTGCGGCCCAGACAGACATCTCGGGACCCCAGACACACCGTTCCAGGCCCAAACGCAAATGACAAAGTAATCAAAGCTCGTCGGGCATTGTTCCGCAGCGAGATAAATATCtcggcaaacaaaagcaggccccagcggcagcagcagcagcaagaaagaGAACATATGACGGGTGCACTGCGTTTCATCAGTGTAAGCCAGCAGTCAAAGTAAATGGGTGATAATCGTTGCAATAAGTATTTTTATGACTCAATTTCGTTAAAGATGATTTATCATCAATATCATTATTATCTTTATTATcatgaaatcaattttattacttttcttacaaaacaaatactcgtacttaaTGCGATTAATAACGATCTGCCATATGGGCAATAAATTACTCAATTTGATGCTCTAACCTTATTTGGGGGCGAAATGTGTTCTATGcgataatttaattaagtcaATCATCGAGCATTAatggcttttggccattttgaTGATTAACGCTAACATTCTAGTGCTAATTTACTTAATTTGTTAACTATTTAATAGTGCATAAATTGGTGAATTTTGGGCACCAGAAAGACTCCATAATATATCTTGAAAATCAGTGCATAATTTACTCGGATCTCGGCAACATAGATGAAAGTAAAGAAACCCTTTTATCGATCAATttctttactttatttattttttttatattttttaattatttattattatttattgtattatgTCATAACTTATTTCTTTCATTATTGGCCAGATTGGCAGCATTGCCTGTTCAAATTTCTAACAAATCTCTTACAAATCCCTAAAACACATTCAAGCGGTGTTATTTTTTGCAGATACTCTATTATTTTAAGCTCTTCACGAAACTCAATTAACTGCGCATTACACAGAGCTTTATATTTGCGATGCTGACTGTTTGCCAGTAACTGgcagggaaaaacaaacaacaatcgtCCGGCCATGGCACAATGGGAGCAAGCAAAACAATGAAAAGCCCTGCCACTACACCCGAAAAATAAAAGGGACATCCatagagcaaacaaaagacaaagagagagagggagagggagagagacagagacagacagcaggTGCGAGAATGCCGTGTCAGTAAATTCGATgcgaaaatgtgaaattaaataattttgtgCAAGTCAAAGTCTCGCACAATTAACCCATATTTGCCATATTTGGCATATTTACAATTGCAAACCAAGCAGAGTGGCACTGGCTACCTGGCACccagcacccacccaccccttAACCCCCCCGTCAGTATTGCAGCGTGTTGCATTTCACACCAATTGAGAAGCTTTTACACTGCTTGCGCTTGGCTCGGCGCTCACTCAATCGAATGAATGACGAAAGCAACGCAATGCAATGAAATGGGAGAGCAGCGGATAAGAGAGGGAAGAGACAGAGGGTAGAgtaacagacagagagagagagagagagagaagcagtgCGGTAAAAGAGACACTTAGTTAGTTGGGCAGCTTGCCAAGCTCCAGCCaaccgactgactgactcgctccctccctccctcccccctgaCAACACCCTGACTCATTTGCCCCCCCGGGCTCATGGAATATATGGCTAACTACTGGCAATGTCGGCCAAACAGCCACTGCAGCTGATTGCACCACGTTGGCGACCACAGTAGCCTCCCACCGGCGATGCCGTCTccgcctccgctgctgccaaCCCAACGCCAACGCggagtcagtcagtcattccaGTCCAGTCGTCAGCCCAGAATGACGGTAGACAgagagctccagctccaaaaGCGCCTCCCCCTTCATCCACAAATACGCACTGAATGAACCTTTGATGGTGGGCAGGGGGACTGGGGCAGGGACAGCGACTTTGTAGACGAATTTATACATTGTTTAAGTATCAGCCACAGATACTGCTCCTCTGTGGCCCGTGCACCCGCCATTGCCGTGGCCCGTTGTCGACACCGAAACTCCATCGTCAATGCACATCGAAGCGCAGCTAATTGAAACAGCGCGGCACAGTGGGTCAAGGTAGCGCGAAAAGTGCATGAAAGTCACGTGTGACGAGAGAGCATGTGGTGGGAAAGTAGAGCAGTTGCTTTTTCGTAGGTAATTTGTGAGAGAAACGGGAAAGGAAAGGTTGgataaaatatgcaattaaattatatcTTTGCCTTCTCCCCCAATTCCACTTGCTAATAGCTTTCATGCCACTGTTCAGCTCGATTCGTTTTTGCCACTTCTGGTACTTCTTTTACTTTTGGCGCTTGTTTGCGTGCGGTGcccagcctgctgctgctccaataaaagcaacaactacaacagaaACTTTTTGGGGGGGGAACAATGgactgaaaaacaaaagtatgaaccacaacaataacagcggccgcagagccagcagctacagcagcagcagcgcctgctggccacgcaacagcaacagaattgcaacagcagcagcagcagcaacaatgagaACTACGCGGTGCTGTGGATGGGGATGCCTGCACCACTTCATTGAAGCATCCACCCACCCGAGCCATACCACAAAACGCAGCAACCATGCAACCAAATGGGAATCAAAAATGCCAAGCCCCCTCGTCGAACACTTTTGACGAGGCTCATTCgctttgaattttatttaatgcctTTGTAATAAAGTGTAAAATGGCGAAAAAGTGCAAACAACGGCGAGAAATGCCAAGAGGAAGTGCCCGAAGAGGAAGCTCAagagtggagcggagcggagctgTGCATAATATCCagaacaacatcatcatcaacagcatgGCCATTATCggaggaacaggagcaggaagaggagTGAGTCCTAGGAAGAGAAGtcagcgccagcaccagcttCAGGAAGAGCGTCCTATCTGGGTGGCAGATGCTGGGCGATCGAATAAGTAAGAACTGCGGCCAGACACCAGCGGCCACATtaacagaagaagaaataaTTAACAGCAACAGTTTGAAAGtccataaaatgaaaatggtcGAACGTTGCCAATACTGCCATCAGCATAGCCGTAGATTCCACCATTCACCATCACCTCTGCCACCTCCACCCATAGTCCACCTCCATTCCACCCACAGTCATTGGCATCACCATTACCCAGCGTCGCCATCGCAACCGCCGCGACCACCGCATGTGCCATACAACTTCCGACTTCCGCTTGGCTttgactgggactgcgactggctCTGGGTCCGTGTCTGtcctgcactgcactgcactgctctGGCCCTGACTGGGGCTCTGGTTCGGACTACTGTGTGGACTCTGGCCTGCCGCTGTTTGCCATACCCTTTTACAACAAGTGGGCATAGTCATTCAATCGGTTTGTCCTACCTGTTTGCCTGTTTACTCTTATTTCATTAGCCAACAATTACAAATACTCGTGGCAAATGTGTGCTTGCACTTGAAAGATCACTCGactgttattatttattcgaTTTCCTGAGACAGCAATcgtggaaaatatttgtacaatcAGTCAGCTTTGCAGTCAGTGCAGCTTCAACCTCTTAGTTAATTATAGTTCTTCAGTGTATCTAAAGTTCAGTTGGATTTTCCAAGGAAAAAACCTTTTCTGCTTCCATTCATTGCTATTTGTTGATGTGGCTGTTGTTATGGTTGGTTGGTGTTGgtcctgttgttgctgctgttgtcactGGGTTGACACACAACCAAAGAGTCGGTGCGAAAAATGTTCGTTAAATCTATTAAAAGATAATTACGTGAAGACAAATGGACGGGCAGCAGAGGAgagagccactgccacagcagcaccacggGGTGTGCGAGTATCTTCGTGCTAGTCCCAgcaaaccagcagcagccccactgGCGATGCGATGCCCAGTGTCCATTCCACACCGTATCCGTATCTCTCTATCTGCCACTGCGGTGTCctgccacaacagccacacacaaatatacatacatacatgcatacatatgtatatgtaagagCACGTTATTATTATTCGAGTTCGCTGATACGATAACGCTAATGGATATGGATATTGATTCTAGTTTTTATGTCTCTCATGCATCGTTGCTGTGTTgtaatggagcagcagctccactccAATGACGGCTCTTCTGGGCTGGTGGTAATGataattttgattatattGATGCGTCATTTTATGAGCCGCAATGGTATTGAAATTGAGTGGTCTGTGACAGCGTCTAGTTCATGGGCCGCTCCCCATTATGGCACATCCATTCAGCTAAGCCATTCATGagccgctccgctccgctctgctccgtCCCACATTCATATTGAATCTCAATTAACAGCTGCTCAGATGAATCTCTCTGCGGTGTCTCGTGTGGTGGGCATGGTGATGGATATGGGGCCATTCAGCATCTAATGAGTCCGAGAGAGACCCAGGCTCCTTTCAGACTCAATTATGCAGGGATTTGTAAGCGGGGGGCATTATGCGCTTCTTAGCAACGCTCTCTCCACCCTCCAACCTTTGGCCAgggcaatgtgtgtgtgcctgagtGTGTACAGCCACTTAGTGGGTCAACAATAGTACGACTGACTACTCGTAATTGCATTCGATGGGAAGCTGTTAGCTACTAGCTGGTTGCCGCCTTCGTCTGGTATTGTTGCTTGCACATCTTAACGACTTTATCTAACGTCTGATGTTTGCTTAGGACACACTTTGCAAGTTCTTTACATTCCAAAATCCACCAGCACCCTACGGAGGGAAATGCTAATTATACGTATCTCTTGGCGGAACGTGTGCGAACTTGTAATTCCCAATTAGGAGTACGAATATTACACAAGTGACAAACATTTgcggcaattaaattaatgaaactttGGCCGTTGGCTGGGGGCTGGCGGCTGGAGGGAGCTACGTGTCTGCGATCTTGTGGCGATGTCTGGCATTCTCCCCCCTCGACTCCGCTTATCACTTGTCATCTTCATGCCTGAAGCGCTGCGCATGCGTCGGTgttggcatgtggcaggggaCACGGCACCCATAACTCACTTCAACATTACCCACCTAATCCCACCCGAACAACCCAGCCATTGTCCACATCCACTCTCTCGCCACACctgagctgctggccaagttgAGCGTTTAACCAAATAGTTTTGGTTATGGCCAAGtgggtgtgcatgtgtgtgcatgtgtgtgtgcggccaGACAAATACGAATACTGCCAAGAAATTGCCTCATATTCACATGGCCATAACAGCAATCAAAGCCAAATTGAATAGGCAAATTACCAATCTTCATCGACTCAATGGGGCAGCCAGAGTGGTGTGTGGCACCCAGTGAAATTCGTATTAGGGGAAATATTCCAGTTCTGGCTACGAATGCAGTTCACAAACAGCACAAGAATAACCCTTGGGGCTCTTTTCGGTAGAACTTTAAGTCTAATCGAATGTTGGcttcaattcaattggaaaattatgTGTGATGATTGACAGACGTctgatatttgcataaatgtacaaacataattataatatatagACCTAATGCGGAAAACTCTATGAAGCGAAAAATCACAGCAGTTATGTCCCAAGAGCGGAAATACTCATTAAGTTTCGTTTAAAATTGAATCAATTTTGCAACGTATGAGCTCTTGAAGTAATATCCTTGATGAAAGACACACATCTGCAACTATCTATCAGTGGAGTCTTAACTAAAACACACTACGAACGTGCATGCATTTAGAGTGAAGCAAATTTCAATGCGGTACCGATGAAGCTGTCCCTATAAATCATTTGCGAACTTTGCCATGAAGACATTCACTTTACAGGGGCTTTCCTTTCAATGAACTCGGGACAACAATAACTCTTGTGGTAACAATAACGCACCAAGCAAGCAACCAAAACCCAGTGAACGTCTATTCAATACCAAAGCTTATAAAAAGATACGTACCAATAGCTCATAAGTGTCAAATGTGCTTAGAAGGGAAATGTGAATGAATATTGTGATTTACTCCAActaatggaaaaatgtttattcaatttgcaggAATTCTTTCGTTGGGCCTATTTAAATGCGCTTAATCCATTCTTAGTTTTATGCAATTAATATGTTTCGCTTATTCAATTGAATGCttatttaataaatgttaattaatttccattatgatatattttaatatgatttcattttggctTCCGCTAACAATAAATACCTTTCCAAACCTACACATAAATACggttaatttaaatttacacaaaacaaacaacaagccCTTacatgattattattattattaaatttttattgaatttcgaTGAACAATTtctaaatcaatttcaattgtttgtcGCGGCCATTATTACACCTGTTTATTTATGGCTCGTTTTTATcgagaaacaaaacacaaaaaattgtgaaaaaaaagCTTaagcatgcacacacacatatgtacacccgcatacacacacacccacacacacatgctcacACTTGCATGTACAAATTGTAATTACATAATTCGCTCATTAtcaatgacaacaacaattacagcaaCACGACATTACAAAATCGCcgtaaaacaaatgaaaaaaaaaaccgaaacgatacgatacgaaacgaaaccaaaacgaaaagccAGAGCTGGAGTCATAAAAAcggtatataaataaattaaatgcgcTCCGctataatttatattaattaatcGGTTCATTTTTTCATTGgctttcatttttataccctcCCAGTGGGCACCATGATTTTACTTGGTTTTAGCTGGCAAAATCCACAAAAGTGAATCTTcaaattcataaatttgttCAAAACTAGAGCACAATATCTCTGAACAAAGACACAAtccatgtgtgagtgtatcATAAACATCGGCCTAAATGCTTGCCCCactttcctttgttttttccCTCCactcatttttgttgctgccataaTAATCGTGGAAATCACGCCAGAAAtcaatgcaacaacaattgccgGCATGTAATGCACaattggcagtggcaacagcaacaaaagcagcaacaaaagcaacaacaataacaacaaaaatggcaacaaataaaagttctgcaaaaacaaatttatgcgctaataaataagcaaacatttaaatcgTTTTCAATTGCCATCTCCCCCTCAGCTCACCCCACTGCAGTAACTTGCCCTCTCTGCTCcgattttgtgtaatttataattgaatataatttgaaatttttgtgcaCCGTACGAGTacgtactcgtacatatatcGCCAGAGAATATgatattttccaattaaatcaaaacaaaagccatgcAAACTTGAAGCTTACATGAAATGCAGTCACATGATGAGGAGCTGTCGGTGGAGGGTGGTACGTGGACTGCAATTTTTAGATGCCCACTAGGAGGGTGTCATAAATCTAACACTCGTTTGGGCTTAGGGAATTTTCTGGCCCAAATTATGTGAAGAGTTGTGGGAGTTCCTCTATCATCTATTTGGTTTCAATTAATTGTATAACAT from Drosophila subobscura isolate 14011-0131.10 chromosome O, UCBerk_Dsub_1.0, whole genome shotgun sequence encodes:
- the LOC117897404 gene encoding fatty acyl-CoA reductase wat, coding for MDDPKIMNIMNGMKTLEDHCQLINDVKDESPMQMFYKDKGVFLTGGTGFFGKIIIEKLLRVTEVGQIYLLIRTKKGKDAFARIEDLFNDPVFDKMKQLNPKYRCQITIISGDCSLPGMGISPDERETIMENVNIVLHSAATVRFDEKLKMAIAINVHGTKEIIKLAKEIVNLKAFVHVSTAFAHCNMRHIQEKFYSGTMTGENAFKLSECLDEHTLNTLTPTIIKGYPNTYTFTKVLAENVVQQTAQNLPVTIFRPGIVITTYREPVTGWIDNMYGPCGVIVGIGSGVLRVFTGDMDNKAHIVPVDMCVNALLASAWDIARNKYETPPIYNYVPDEENMVSWRRYMEDGFEYGCDIPMRKSIWYPRFTIVPHMWQYHILCFFYHTLPALIMDFIMVIIGKKPRMMKIYRKIHKLSNVLKYFSSNEFRFDNDNVRSLSSKLDDRDKRLFAFDMRDLDWTNLFRVSLYGLRLYVVKDDPSNIPESIKRYERLKVLHYTTLAVFYSLVAWALYGLIKLIFL